One Cicer arietinum cultivar CDC Frontier isolate Library 1 chromosome 8, Cicar.CDCFrontier_v2.0, whole genome shotgun sequence DNA segment encodes these proteins:
- the LOC101508038 gene encoding uncharacterized protein, producing the protein MGANHSVEGGNDSEDEEEEQEEDEERNINGHISGSQLNNHLIVKKVLEQEPEMLPCHASASPLSPQLSSLGTPRLGPSIKVWDPYNVLAPPPTTPLQSPPPVMFSRGFSSASGAAVEDEVVEVFLICHGECELNLATDLVGGRCPAAMLTPNGKRQARALAVFLKSQGVRFNAVYCSPLDRARSTAVSVCKEVNFSEEQIQSSDSLSEISQGNWEGCLRSETYTPEVMGYIDRFQPDFTAPSGESLRQVEFRMIRFLNDTVLGLHEKLRLVFLPHQNDSQTFSQHNSHAMTNSIHDQDGPPSLHSNQWDSLNRHRPAFSRKKSGKSRLQFVTTTGDEIEDEIASSNINHQSSLHNSSFSSFSPSVSCIGLFTHSVPIKCLLTGLLGCSSQMSHKFCIEDSSVTVAAFSEIWLADKKAE; encoded by the exons atgggtGCGAATCACTCAGTTGAAGGGGGAAATGATAgcgaagatgaagaagaagaacaagaagaagatgaagagagGAACATTAACGGCCACATAAGTGGGTCCCAATTAAACAACCATCTAATTGTTAAGAAGGTTCTAGAACAAGAACCAGAGATGCTTCCATGCCACGCGTCAGCATCTCCGCTTTCTCCGCAACTTTCATCTCTCGGAACACCGCGTCTCGGTCCTTCAATCAAGGTTTGGGATCCTTACAATGTTCTCGCTCCGCCGCCGACTACGCCGTTGCAGTCCCCTCCACCGGTGATGTTCTCGCGTGGATTCTCGTCGGCGAGTGGTGCGGCGGTGGAGGATGAGGTTGTGGAAGTTTTTTTGATCTGTCATGGTGAGTGTGAGTTGAATTTGGCCACGGATTTGGTCGGTGGTAGGTGTCCGGCTGCGATGTTGACGCCGAACGGGAAGAGGCAGGCGAGGGCTTTGGCTGTGTTTCTTAAATCTCAAGGGGTTCGGTTTAATGCCGTTTATTGTTCTCCGTTGGATCGAGCTAGGTCAACTGCGGTTTCCGTGTGTAAG GAAGTCAATTTTTCAGAGGAACAAATTCAATCCTCAGATTCTCTTTCCGAGATTAGCCAAGGAAATTGGGAGGGCTGCCTTCGATCAGAAACATACACACCTGAAGTTATGGGATACATTGACCGGTTCCAACCAGATTTTACTGCACCTTCTGGAGAATCACTTAGACAAGTCGAATTCCGGATGATTCGCTTTTTAAACGATACTGTCCTGGGGTTACATGAAAAATTGAGATTAGTTTTCTTGCCACATCAAAATGACAGCCAGACATTTTCTCAGCACAACTCCCATGCTATGACAAACTCAATTCATGACCAAGATGGACCACCTTCTCTCCATTCAAACCAATGGGATTCTCTCAACAGACATCGACCTGCGTTCTCGAGGAAAAAATCTGGTAAAAGCAGGTTACAATTTGTGACAACCACTGGAGATGAGATCGAAGACGAAATTGCTTCTAGCAACATAAACCACCAAAGTTCACTGCATAATTCTAGTTTCAGCAGCTTTTCACCATCTGTTTCTTGTATAGGACTATTTACTCATTCTGTGCCAATCAAGTGTCTCCTTACTGGTCTTCTTGGATGTAGCTCTCAGATGTCACATAAATTCTGCATAGAAGACTCTTCAGTGACTGTTGCAGCATTCTCTGAGATCTGGTTGGCAGATAAAAAAGCTGAATGA